One part of the Myxococcales bacterium genome encodes these proteins:
- a CDS encoding BON domain-containing protein: MRTGWTWCKALTATSALGLLVVAGPVAAQSPLEGAERDMERAGREARQEGRQAGQEIEQGTRQAGQDMKQGARETKQEAREAKREAQKEAREAKREGREEAREAKQEAREAKQDSGLTAEASDAWITTKLKASLIGDDRLEGSDISVDTENDGVVTLTGTAPSEDIKQRAGDVARSVEGVRKVNNVIRVKTSR, translated from the coding sequence ATGCGAACAGGCTGGACATGGTGCAAAGCTCTGACCGCCACCTCGGCGTTGGGGCTCCTGGTGGTGGCAGGCCCGGTGGCCGCGCAGAGCCCTCTCGAAGGCGCCGAACGCGACATGGAGCGCGCGGGCCGGGAAGCTCGGCAAGAGGGCCGACAAGCCGGCCAAGAGATCGAGCAGGGGACACGGCAAGCAGGCCAGGACATGAAACAGGGCGCGCGGGAGACAAAGCAAGAGGCCCGCGAGGCCAAGCGAGAGGCCCAAAAGGAGGCCCGCGAGGCCAAGCGGGAAGGCCGCGAGGAGGCCCGTGAAGCCAAGCAGGAAGCCCGGGAGGCCAAGCAGGACTCGGGCCTCACGGCCGAGGCGAGCGACGCCTGGATCACGACCAAGTTGAAGGCGTCGCTCATCGGCGACGACAGACTCGAGGGCTCCGACATCAGCGTGGATACCGAGAACGACGGCGTGGTGACGCTCACGGGGACGGCGCCGAGTGAGGACATCAAGCAGCGGGCGGGTGATGTGGCCCGCAGCGTCGAGGGTGTTCGCAAGGTGAACAACGTCATCCGCGTCAAGACGTCCCGCTGA
- a CDS encoding histidine phosphatase family protein translates to MRRTLYLTRHGETDWNREMRWQGHTDIALNAQGRAQARGLADRLDGLGIARIMASDLARARETAEIVAQRLGVPEVHVDHRLRERSFGVFEGLTRSEVALRYPKEWADYQDDKHVTPPGAEPHALVVARVRAALLDVATSPFGEAPALIVSHGGALRVLLAAVTGQIIPPVPNAAVYELHVEGHHFSPARLLEASPVSAA, encoded by the coding sequence ATGCGACGTACGCTTTACTTGACCCGTCACGGCGAAACCGACTGGAACCGCGAGATGCGTTGGCAGGGGCACACCGACATCGCCCTCAACGCGCAAGGTCGGGCCCAAGCGCGCGGCCTGGCAGACCGTTTGGATGGGCTTGGCATCGCGCGCATCATGGCCAGCGACCTGGCACGGGCACGCGAGACGGCCGAGATCGTCGCGCAGCGGCTGGGCGTTCCCGAGGTGCACGTGGATCACCGGCTGCGCGAGCGCAGCTTCGGTGTCTTCGAGGGACTCACCCGCAGCGAAGTGGCCCTTCGCTACCCCAAGGAATGGGCCGACTACCAGGACGACAAACACGTCACGCCCCCGGGCGCCGAACCTCACGCTCTGGTCGTGGCCCGGGTACGGGCCGCGCTGCTCGACGTGGCGACCTCGCCGTTTGGCGAGGCCCCTGCGCTCATCGTCTCGCACGGGGGCGCCTTGCGCGTGCTGTTGGCCGCGGTGACGGGGCAGATCATTCCTCCCGTGCCGAACGCCGCGGTGTACGAGCTGCACGTCGAAGGTCATCACTTCAGCCCGGCCCGCCTGCTCGAAGCGTCTCCCGTTTCGGCTGCGTGA
- a CDS encoding MFS transporter produces MASFFSVFRSRRVGWLTPIGFAAGLPFLLSQGSLQTWLTVEKVDVSTIGLFTLVGVPYNLKFLWAPLLDRYSLPGFGRRRGWMLAFQALIAAFVFALGLLGVQGNLAIVAALALGLSFVSASFDVVVDAHRTDLLAPSERAAGTATFVTGYRVALNVTGALALILADTVTWRWLYFAFAALMALGLWFTWRVPEPEMKAAPRTLTEAVVEPFIDFFRRKGALIALAFVISFRVGDTIATTMITPFLIRTVGFSQAEVGTVNKFFGSLAAIAGSFLGGAVVAKWGLRRPLFVLGGLAALTNVLYAVLAHTGKSFPMLFIAVGFDSFAGGMGSAAFVAFLMTLAASRYSATQYALLTSVSSVGGRALGAWSGFLARELGWSLFFLITAAFILPALLFIAILPRSVEAANATPEAEPPPPRPPGC; encoded by the coding sequence ATGGCGAGCTTCTTCTCCGTGTTCCGATCCAGGCGGGTGGGATGGCTCACGCCGATCGGGTTCGCCGCGGGGCTGCCCTTTTTGCTCAGCCAGGGCAGCCTGCAAACGTGGCTGACGGTCGAAAAGGTGGATGTCTCCACCATCGGCCTCTTCACGCTCGTGGGCGTGCCATACAATCTGAAGTTCCTCTGGGCGCCCCTGCTCGACCGCTACAGCCTGCCGGGCTTTGGCCGTCGGCGCGGCTGGATGCTGGCGTTCCAGGCCCTCATCGCGGCCTTCGTCTTTGCGCTGGGCCTTTTGGGAGTGCAAGGCAATCTGGCGATCGTGGCGGCGCTTGCGCTCGGCCTTTCATTCGTTTCGGCCAGCTTCGACGTGGTGGTGGACGCGCATCGCACCGATCTCTTGGCCCCTTCCGAACGCGCGGCCGGCACGGCGACCTTCGTCACCGGGTATCGTGTGGCCCTCAACGTCACCGGCGCGCTGGCGCTCATCCTGGCCGACACCGTGACCTGGCGATGGCTGTACTTTGCGTTCGCCGCGCTCATGGCGCTCGGCCTTTGGTTCACCTGGCGGGTGCCTGAACCCGAGATGAAGGCCGCCCCCCGCACGCTCACCGAGGCCGTGGTGGAACCCTTCATCGATTTTTTCCGCCGCAAGGGCGCCCTCATCGCGCTGGCGTTCGTCATTTCCTTCCGGGTGGGCGATACGATCGCCACGACGATGATCACGCCCTTCCTCATCCGTACGGTGGGCTTTTCTCAGGCCGAGGTGGGTACGGTGAACAAGTTCTTCGGCTCGCTCGCGGCGATCGCCGGCTCGTTCCTCGGGGGTGCCGTGGTGGCCAAGTGGGGCCTGCGGCGCCCGCTCTTCGTGCTGGGAGGATTGGCCGCGCTCACCAACGTGCTCTATGCGGTGCTTGCCCATACCGGCAAGAGCTTCCCGATGCTGTTCATCGCGGTGGGGTTCGACAGCTTCGCGGGAGGCATGGGCTCGGCGGCGTTCGTGGCCTTTTTGATGACCCTCGCCGCCTCCCGCTACAGCGCCACGCAGTACGCGCTCTTGACCAGCGTGTCGAGCGTGGGCGGACGCGCGCTGGGCGCCTGGTCGGGGTTCCTGGCGCGCGAGCTCGGCTGGAGCTTGTTTTTTTTGATCACTGCGGCCTTCATTTTGCCAGCGCTCCTGTTCATCGCGATCCTGCCCCGCTCCGTGGAGGCGGCGAACGCGACGCCCGAGGCCGAACCTCCGCCCCCACGCCCACCGGGCTGCTAA
- a CDS encoding aldo/keto reductase translates to MSDADPKLARRKFVGTAVVAGTTLWGAAAHADKAPRTNPAGIPLRPLGKLGVPVSVMGLGGWHIGAIKEKTQAIELMHAALDEGLTFWDNAWDYHGGRSEELMGEALAAPGKRDQVFLMTKNCERDYAGSMQHLEDSLRRLRTDHIDLWQFHEINYDNDPQWLLERGGLKAALDAKKAGKVRFIGFTGHKHPDIHLAALRLKFPWDAVQMPINILDTHYRSFQKHVVPVARKQGVGVIGMKSLGGGAPEGNFLMRGRTGLTAEQCLRYALGVDVSTLVVGIMSLEQLKANAAVARDFSPLPPAERDTLLRQLRDEASDGRYELFKSTHLFDGAHHRKQHGFPV, encoded by the coding sequence ATGAGTGACGCGGATCCGAAGCTGGCGAGGCGAAAATTCGTGGGCACGGCGGTCGTGGCCGGTACGACTCTCTGGGGAGCGGCGGCGCACGCCGACAAAGCACCTCGCACAAACCCGGCGGGCATTCCGCTGCGCCCCCTCGGTAAATTGGGCGTGCCCGTCTCGGTGATGGGTCTCGGCGGCTGGCACATTGGCGCCATCAAGGAGAAGACGCAGGCCATCGAGCTCATGCACGCGGCCCTCGACGAGGGGCTCACGTTCTGGGACAACGCCTGGGACTACCACGGCGGTCGCAGTGAAGAGCTCATGGGCGAGGCGCTGGCGGCGCCCGGCAAGCGCGATCAGGTCTTCCTGATGACCAAGAACTGCGAGCGCGACTACGCAGGTTCGATGCAGCACCTCGAAGACAGCTTGCGGCGCCTGCGCACCGACCACATCGATTTGTGGCAGTTCCACGAGATCAACTACGACAACGATCCGCAGTGGCTGCTCGAGCGCGGCGGTCTCAAGGCGGCCCTGGACGCGAAGAAGGCGGGCAAGGTCCGTTTCATCGGCTTTACCGGGCACAAGCACCCTGACATCCATCTTGCGGCCCTGCGTTTGAAGTTCCCCTGGGATGCCGTGCAGATGCCGATCAACATCCTGGACACCCACTACCGCAGCTTTCAAAAGCACGTGGTGCCCGTGGCCCGCAAGCAGGGCGTGGGGGTGATCGGCATGAAGAGCCTCGGCGGCGGGGCGCCAGAAGGGAACTTCCTCATGCGCGGACGCACGGGGCTCACGGCCGAGCAGTGTCTGCGCTATGCGCTGGGCGTGGACGTGAGCACGCTCGTGGTGGGCATCATGAGTCTCGAGCAGCTCAAGGCCAACGCCGCCGTGGCACGCGACTTTTCGCCGCTGCCGCCGGCCGAACGCGACACCTTGCTGCGTCAGCTGCGGGACGAAGCCTCCGACGGCCGATATGAGCTCTTCAAGTCCACCCACCTGTTCGACGGGGCCCACCACCGCAAGCAACACGGCTTCCCGGTGTGA
- a CDS encoding M3 family metallopeptidase: MKRAPFEDRKDPQGQEPTLNETQTETSPLATVNQPPRFDVLSAEGIVPTVRALIAQQNQALAALEANCPADWDGMVEPLTDLAEPLTYAWRLVHHLLGVKNSPALREAEQTIQSEVIGAGLRLGQSEPVYKAFCNLRDGAAWSSLDEAQRRIVTSTIQAAELAGIGLLGEERERFTKIEMELAELSTKFQNNVLDATKAFFLVLTRNDEVEGLPPSWLAAAAQNARAAAEAEPLGPKASAMKTATAENGPWRVTLDMPVYIPFMEHARRRDLRETLYRAQVTRASAGDLDNQPLIVRILELRHEKARLLGFTDFAALSLSRKMAKTADAVSKMLNDLRATARPAARKEYEQLVEFARAKSGEGGLELALWDIAYWAERQREELYAFTDEEVRPFFTLPAVLEGLFGVAERLFGVHIEAADGETPVWHPDVRFFRVKDENDAPIAAFFLDPYSRPAEKRGGAWMDVCLDRRRRTDGRLRLPIAYLTCNQTPPVDGKPSLMTFSEVETLFHEFGHGLQHMLTRVDYLDAAGINNVEWDAVELPSQFMENWCYHQPTVMGFARHYETGVPLPADLFTRIVAARNYRAGSQFLRQVYFATLDMSLHHASPPKGTTGVLATAAQVAADNTIVPPLPEDRFLCSFGHIFAGGYAAGYYSYKWAEVLAADAFAAFEEVGLDDLPKLAEVGRRFRETVLALGGGKAPADVFRAFRGRDPDAKALLRSYGLSA; encoded by the coding sequence ATGAAGCGGGCCCCTTTCGAAGATCGCAAAGACCCACAGGGACAGGAGCCGACGTTGAACGAAACCCAGACCGAAACCAGCCCTCTCGCCACAGTCAACCAGCCTCCGCGCTTCGATGTGCTCAGCGCCGAAGGCATCGTGCCCACCGTGCGCGCGCTCATCGCGCAGCAAAACCAGGCGCTCGCCGCGCTCGAGGCCAACTGCCCCGCCGACTGGGACGGCATGGTCGAGCCGCTCACCGATCTCGCCGAGCCGCTCACCTACGCCTGGCGCCTGGTGCACCACCTCTTGGGGGTGAAAAACTCTCCGGCTCTTCGCGAGGCGGAGCAAACGATTCAGTCCGAGGTCATCGGGGCCGGCTTGCGGCTAGGTCAAAGCGAGCCCGTCTACAAGGCGTTTTGCAACCTGCGCGACGGCGCGGCATGGAGCAGCCTCGACGAAGCACAGCGCCGCATCGTCACCAGCACCATTCAAGCCGCCGAGCTGGCCGGCATCGGGCTTTTGGGTGAAGAGCGCGAACGATTCACGAAGATCGAGATGGAGCTGGCCGAGCTCTCCACGAAGTTCCAGAACAACGTACTGGATGCCACGAAGGCCTTCTTTTTGGTGTTGACCCGCAACGACGAGGTGGAGGGGCTGCCCCCGTCGTGGTTGGCGGCGGCCGCCCAGAACGCACGGGCGGCGGCCGAAGCCGAGCCTTTGGGGCCGAAGGCCAGCGCGATGAAGACCGCCACAGCCGAAAACGGCCCCTGGCGGGTCACCCTCGACATGCCCGTCTACATCCCGTTCATGGAGCATGCACGCCGCCGCGATCTGCGGGAGACGCTCTACCGCGCCCAAGTCACGCGGGCCTCGGCGGGAGACCTCGACAACCAGCCGCTCATCGTGCGTATCCTCGAGCTTCGCCACGAGAAGGCGCGCTTGCTCGGCTTCACGGACTTTGCGGCGCTCAGCCTCTCGCGCAAGATGGCCAAAACGGCCGACGCGGTCTCGAAAATGTTAAACGATCTGCGGGCCACGGCGCGTCCTGCGGCACGCAAGGAATACGAACAGCTGGTGGAGTTCGCGCGCGCAAAGAGCGGCGAAGGGGGCCTCGAGCTGGCGTTGTGGGATATCGCCTACTGGGCCGAGCGCCAACGCGAGGAGCTCTACGCCTTCACGGACGAAGAGGTCCGCCCGTTCTTCACCTTGCCTGCCGTGCTCGAGGGTCTCTTCGGCGTGGCCGAGCGCCTCTTCGGCGTGCACATCGAGGCCGCCGACGGAGAGACGCCGGTGTGGCATCCCGATGTCCGCTTCTTTCGCGTCAAGGACGAAAACGACGCGCCCATCGCGGCGTTTTTTCTCGACCCGTACAGCCGCCCCGCGGAAAAGCGCGGCGGGGCTTGGATGGACGTATGCCTCGATCGCAGGCGCCGCACCGACGGGCGCCTGCGGTTGCCCATCGCCTACCTCACCTGCAACCAGACGCCTCCCGTGGACGGCAAGCCTTCACTCATGACCTTTAGTGAGGTCGAGACCCTCTTTCACGAGTTCGGTCATGGGCTGCAGCACATGCTGACCCGGGTCGACTACCTGGATGCTGCGGGCATCAACAACGTGGAGTGGGATGCGGTGGAGCTGCCAAGCCAGTTCATGGAGAACTGGTGCTACCACCAGCCCACCGTGATGGGTTTCGCCCGGCACTACGAGACGGGTGTGCCCCTGCCGGCGGATCTCTTCACGCGCATCGTCGCGGCCCGCAACTACCGCGCGGGCAGCCAGTTCCTGCGCCAGGTCTACTTCGCCACGCTCGACATGAGCCTGCACCACGCGTCCCCGCCGAAGGGCACGACCGGTGTGCTCGCCACGGCGGCCCAGGTGGCGGCCGACAACACGATCGTGCCCCCGCTACCCGAAGATCGCTTCCTTTGTTCCTTCGGGCACATCTTCGCCGGAGGCTACGCAGCCGGATACTATAGCTACAAGTGGGCCGAGGTTTTGGCCGCCGATGCCTTCGCAGCCTTCGAGGAGGTGGGCCTCGACGACCTGCCCAAACTCGCCGAGGTGGGGCGCCGCTTCCGCGAGACCGTGCTTGCGCTCGGGGGCGGAAAGGCGCCGGCCGACGTCTTCCGCGCCTTCCGGGGCCGCGATCCCGACGCCAAGGCCCTCTTGCGGTCCTACGGCCTTTCGGCCTGA
- the purU gene encoding formyltetrahydrofolate deformylase, which yields MTSPAAPAPSAVTATLLVACRDRTGIVAALSDFVFKHDGNIVDADQHAETESDMFFMRLRWEIGNFRLDRQQIREALTHVGTRFDLRWDLTFSDSRPRVAVFASRTPHCLYDLLLADQLGELGGELAAVVSNHPEMDAVAGHFGIPFHHIAISADTKDQAEARQRELLADLKVELVVLARYMQVLSPAFVRNWPGRIINIHHSFLPAFVGARPYHQAKERGVKLIGATAHYVTEELDQGPIIEQDVTRVTHRDDVEQLVQKGRELERRVLTRAVKLHLDRRVLINENRTIVFG from the coding sequence ATGACTTCGCCCGCCGCCCCCGCGCCGTCAGCCGTTACCGCCACGTTGCTCGTTGCCTGCCGTGACCGCACAGGCATCGTGGCGGCCCTCTCCGACTTCGTCTTCAAGCACGATGGCAACATCGTCGACGCCGACCAGCACGCAGAGACGGAGTCCGACATGTTCTTCATGCGGCTGCGCTGGGAGATCGGAAACTTTCGCCTGGACCGGCAGCAGATTCGTGAGGCCTTGACCCACGTCGGCACGCGCTTCGACCTGCGGTGGGATCTGACCTTCTCCGACAGCCGTCCGCGCGTGGCCGTCTTCGCGTCGCGCACACCGCACTGTCTTTACGATCTGCTGCTCGCCGACCAGCTGGGTGAGCTCGGCGGTGAGCTGGCGGCGGTGGTATCGAACCATCCGGAGATGGACGCCGTGGCGGGGCACTTCGGCATCCCGTTTCACCACATCGCCATCAGTGCTGACACGAAAGACCAAGCGGAGGCCCGCCAGCGGGAGCTCCTGGCCGACTTGAAGGTCGAGTTGGTGGTCCTCGCGCGGTACATGCAAGTTCTTTCGCCGGCGTTCGTGAGGAACTGGCCCGGGCGCATCATCAACATCCACCACTCGTTTTTGCCCGCCTTCGTGGGCGCCCGGCCCTACCACCAGGCCAAGGAACGCGGCGTGAAGTTGATCGGCGCCACCGCTCACTACGTGACCGAAGAGCTCGACCAGGGCCCCATCATCGAACAAGACGTGACCCGGGTCACCCACAGGGATGACGTGGAACAACTGGTACAAAAAGGGCGCGAGCTCGAGCGCCGGGTGCTGACGCGCGCGGTGAAGCTGCATTTGGATCGCCGCGTGCTCATCAACGAGAATCGAACCATCGTCTTCGGATGA
- the nhaA gene encoding Na+/H+ antiporter NhaA, translated as MTSSHPQAGAHRPIERVLRPLRHFAAHKLSGAGLLILAALAAVLWANSPAGDLYRHLLHTKLGVSVDGWSLSKDVGHWINDGLMGIFFFLVGLEIKRELLTGELSSPRKAALPAVAALGGMLIPALLYASVNGSGPGASGWGIPMATDIAFSLGLLALLGDRVPGSLKVFLTALAIVDDIGAVLVIAVFYTADVNSTSLLFGLGVFGLSIIANRLHVRSPVFYFILGTLVWLAFLKSGVHATVAALLMAFTIPARTVIEGPAFVATLRQRLDALAGASLGTKVDPAAQADLVEDIEVLVEKAQAPLRHLEHYLVGPVTFLVLPIFALANAGVSLGGMPAGALFDRVTVGVVVGLVVGKPLGVLCFSFIAVKLRLADLPEQVGWAHVTGVGCLAGVGFTMALFIGQLAFGQGPAVELAKLGIMAASVLAGVLGLSALWLVSRRAAGPGQPATVRDASSQ; from the coding sequence GTGACCAGTTCCCATCCCCAGGCCGGCGCGCACCGACCCATCGAAAGGGTGCTTCGGCCCCTGCGGCACTTCGCGGCCCACAAGCTCTCGGGTGCGGGCCTGCTCATCCTGGCGGCGCTGGCGGCGGTGCTGTGGGCCAACTCCCCGGCCGGAGACCTCTACAGGCACCTGCTGCACACGAAGCTCGGGGTGTCCGTAGACGGGTGGTCGCTGTCCAAGGACGTGGGGCACTGGATCAACGACGGCCTGATGGGCATCTTCTTTTTTCTCGTGGGGCTCGAGATCAAACGCGAGCTCCTCACGGGCGAGTTGTCGTCGCCCCGCAAGGCTGCCTTGCCCGCCGTGGCCGCCCTGGGGGGCATGCTGATTCCGGCTTTGCTCTACGCCTCGGTGAATGGTAGCGGCCCCGGGGCGAGCGGCTGGGGCATTCCGATGGCCACGGACATCGCGTTCTCACTGGGCCTGCTCGCGCTGCTCGGCGACCGTGTGCCCGGGTCCCTCAAGGTGTTCCTGACGGCCTTGGCGATCGTCGACGACATCGGCGCCGTACTGGTGATCGCGGTGTTTTATACGGCCGACGTCAATTCGACCAGCTTGCTCTTCGGGCTGGGCGTGTTCGGCCTTTCGATCATTGCCAACCGCCTTCACGTGAGGTCCCCGGTCTTTTATTTCATCCTCGGCACTTTGGTCTGGCTCGCTTTTTTGAAGTCGGGTGTTCACGCCACGGTGGCGGCGCTGCTCATGGCCTTCACGATTCCTGCCCGCACCGTCATCGAAGGCCCTGCCTTCGTGGCCACGCTTCGTCAGCGGCTCGACGCTTTGGCGGGCGCCTCGCTCGGGACGAAGGTCGATCCCGCAGCGCAGGCCGATCTGGTCGAGGACATCGAAGTGCTGGTGGAAAAAGCCCAGGCGCCGCTGCGCCACCTCGAACACTACCTCGTGGGGCCGGTGACGTTTCTGGTTCTGCCGATCTTCGCGCTTGCGAACGCCGGCGTGTCTCTGGGTGGCATGCCCGCGGGCGCGCTCTTCGACCGTGTGACAGTGGGTGTGGTGGTGGGTCTGGTGGTGGGCAAACCCCTGGGTGTCCTGTGCTTCTCCTTCATCGCGGTGAAGCTAAGGCTGGCCGATCTGCCCGAACAGGTCGGCTGGGCACACGTGACGGGCGTGGGCTGTTTGGCCGGGGTTGGCTTCACGATGGCCCTGTTCATCGGGCAGCTGGCGTTCGGGCAGGGGCCCGCCGTCGAGCTGGCAAAGCTTGGCATCATGGCTGCGTCCGTGTTGGCGGGTGTCCTCGGGCTCTCGGCCCTGTGGCTCGTGAGCCGGCGCGCCGCCGGTCCGGGGCAGCCTGCGACCGTACGAGACGCGTCGAGTCAATGA